Proteins encoded by one window of Candidatus Bathyarchaeota archaeon:
- a CDS encoding ferritin-like domain-containing protein, with protein MASKKLLDMLNNALAGELQVSIQYMWQHVQWVGIKGLAVQEELKKIAITEMKHAEAIAERLNYLGGTPTTKPAEIYVGKTLKEMIERDIKDEENAIKLYKEIIAQARSENDITTAFILEEILKDEEEHHDTFTTLMEEI; from the coding sequence ATGGCTTCTAAAAAATTGCTGGACATGTTGAATAATGCTTTAGCCGGAGAATTGCAGGTTTCAATTCAATATATGTGGCAACACGTTCAATGGGTAGGTATTAAGGGTTTAGCAGTGCAAGAAGAATTGAAGAAAATAGCCATCACAGAAATGAAGCATGCAGAAGCCATTGCAGAAAGACTAAATTATTTAGGCGGGACCCCGACAACAAAGCCAGCTGAAATATATGTCGGTAAAACACTTAAGGAAATGATAGAACGCGACATAAAAGATGAGGAAAACGCAATCAAATTATATAAGGAGATAATAGCCCAGGCACGTTCAGAAAATGATATAACCACAGCATTCATACTTGAAGAGATATTGAAGGACGAGGAAGAACACCACGACACCTTCACAACATTGATGGAAGAAATCTAG
- a CDS encoding CBS domain-containing protein has translation MLLTGSTLKKLRMEAGLTQGELAKMVGVSQAHIAKIEGGKVDPRLSTVNKIIQILVAKQGRKCSDIMTNGVIVTGPKEKISKVCETMIKHGISQLPVIEDGRVVGMITEESIVRNLNPHIADEPVEKIMEPPLPCVSEDDDISTVRGLLVKCPGVLVTRKGKLTGIITRSDLLKVILNLVY, from the coding sequence TTGCTACTTACGGGCTCAACCTTAAAGAAGCTCAGGATGGAGGCGGGTTTGACGCAGGGGGAACTTGCGAAGATGGTAGGTGTGTCGCAGGCTCACATAGCGAAGATTGAAGGAGGAAAAGTTGATCCGCGCTTATCGACTGTTAACAAGATAATCCAAATTTTGGTTGCTAAGCAGGGGAGAAAATGTAGTGATATAATGACCAACGGCGTCATCGTGACGGGTCCAAAGGAGAAGATTAGTAAGGTGTGTGAGACTATGATAAAGCATGGTATATCGCAATTGCCTGTGATAGAGGATGGAAGAGTAGTGGGTATGATTACGGAAGAGAGTATCGTGAGGAACTTGAACCCTCATATTGCGGATGAGCCTGTTGAGAAAATAATGGAGCCTCCGCTTCCATGCGTATCCGAGGATGACGATATAAGTACAGTCAGAGGTTTATTGGTTAAGTGTCCAGGTGTGCTTGTGACGAGGAAAGGTAAGTTAACGGGGATTATAACGCGTTCTGATCTTTTGAAGGTGATCTTGAATCTGGTTTATTGA
- a CDS encoding Coenzyme F420 hydrogenase/dehydrogenase, beta subunit C-terminal domain: MPTAKRIGLGFNETLGATILPSRCIGCGSCVATCPASCIEYIDGKPSLRGECRSCGICSKICPRYELPLSTLEELALGRKRGPNEPFGVYRSLWVARSMDDRILRVCQDGGVVTSLLNFALKKGIIDGAALSGVDENEPLRAVPRLALTENNLVQCAGTRYNYSPNILAFGEGLERGKERLAFVGTPCQIQAIRRIQHLPLRRFSDHLSLTIGLFCSACFTYDGLVKDFISGKMGIDPSSIKKLNIKGQLIITMKSGDVKTVPLKEIRKYTARCVEGCSDFSAELADVSVGGLGLEDWTMTILRTEFGERVFMEAKANGIIEAKPLDEVDGKILDLLIRMSVRKREASVLTRA; this comes from the coding sequence ATGCCAACTGCAAAAAGAATAGGTTTAGGCTTCAACGAGACTTTGGGCGCAACAATCCTGCCCTCACGTTGCATTGGATGCGGTTCATGCGTCGCAACTTGCCCAGCCAGCTGTATCGAATATATTGATGGAAAACCATCCCTCAGGGGAGAATGCAGGTCATGCGGAATATGCTCAAAGATTTGTCCAAGATACGAGCTGCCCCTGTCAACTCTGGAGGAACTTGCTTTAGGAAGAAAAAGGGGTCCAAATGAACCGTTTGGTGTCTATAGAAGCTTGTGGGTGGCAAGAAGCATGGATGACAGAATATTAAGGGTATGCCAAGATGGCGGCGTCGTAACCTCTTTACTCAACTTCGCCCTGAAGAAGGGAATTATTGACGGGGCAGCTTTGTCTGGAGTAGACGAGAATGAGCCCTTAAGAGCTGTCCCCCGCCTTGCTCTCACAGAAAACAATTTGGTCCAATGTGCTGGGACACGATACAATTACTCGCCAAATATTCTCGCATTCGGAGAGGGATTAGAGAGGGGGAAAGAGCGGCTTGCCTTCGTTGGAACCCCCTGCCAAATACAAGCTATTAGAAGAATACAGCATTTGCCGCTGAGAAGATTTTCAGACCATCTGAGCCTAACCATCGGTCTCTTTTGTAGTGCATGCTTTACCTATGATGGTTTAGTAAAAGACTTCATATCTGGAAAGATGGGAATCGATCCATCAAGCATAAAAAAGCTCAACATAAAAGGTCAGCTAATCATAACTATGAAGTCTGGAGACGTGAAGACGGTGCCCCTTAAAGAGATAAGGAAATATACTGCTAGATGCGTTGAAGGATGCTCAGACTTCTCCGCAGAATTGGCGGACGTGTCAGTCGGCGGCTTAGGCCTGGAAGACTGGACAATGACGATACTTCGAACAGAATTTGGCGAAAGAGTCTTCATGGAAGCCAAGGCTAATGGCATAATTGAGGCGAAACCGTTAGATGAAGTGGACGGTAAGATCCTAGATCTACTTATAAGAATGTCGGTTAGGAAGCGTGAAGCTTCAGTTCTCACCCGTGCTTAG
- a CDS encoding 2-isopropylmalate synthase (catalyzes condensation of pyruvate and acetyl-CoA to form (R)-citramalate; functions in isoleucine synthesis; belongs to the alpha-IPM synthetase/homocitrate synthase family; it is difficult distinguishing these proteins from enzymes in that family), whose product MKIDPAEFGLNVIPLEVEPIIDDTTLRDGIQMPGLAVSPEDAATIAQMLDELGVERIELHHFQEPDKKAVKIIKDLSLNASIAGWCRAVKEDVDDALECGFDDIGISHPVSYIHFRAKWPDKTPDELLNRVVEVVEYAAKDHGLRVFVHGEDSTRADWNFEKRFINAVEDAGAECYRICDTVGVGLSSPTAPLPNGIPMKIKAIKAETKIKCVEIHAHDDFGNAVENTIAAIRAASGIWDKIYASTTFLGIGERAGNAETEKVIMNLLMHHGVKKFEGKVKNLKKIADFIGKATGYVVPPNKAIVGDYAFAHESGIHTHGVLRDALTYEPYPPELVGNRRRLTIGKHSGKAIVKHKIEEVTGQTPAPEKLEAIMNRIKEIYAEGRKASLREEEFRRILREFGLL is encoded by the coding sequence ATGAAGATTGATCCAGCCGAGTTTGGATTGAATGTGATCCCGCTGGAAGTCGAGCCAATAATCGATGATACGACGCTGAGAGACGGTATCCAGATGCCTGGTTTGGCGGTTTCGCCTGAAGACGCAGCTACTATAGCCCAGATGCTTGATGAGCTTGGGGTCGAGAGGATCGAGCTTCATCACTTCCAGGAGCCGGATAAGAAGGCCGTGAAGATCATTAAGGATCTGAGTCTAAATGCCAGTATCGCAGGTTGGTGCAGGGCGGTTAAGGAGGATGTGGATGACGCCTTAGAGTGCGGCTTCGACGATATTGGCATCTCTCATCCTGTTTCCTACATCCATTTCAGGGCAAAATGGCCTGACAAGACACCTGATGAGCTCTTGAATAGGGTTGTCGAGGTAGTCGAATACGCCGCTAAAGATCATGGGTTAAGGGTTTTCGTTCACGGGGAGGACAGCACGAGGGCGGATTGGAATTTTGAGAAGAGGTTCATTAACGCTGTGGAAGATGCTGGAGCGGAGTGCTACCGAATCTGCGACACGGTAGGTGTCGGCCTATCATCCCCCACTGCCCCCCTGCCGAATGGGATCCCAATGAAGATCAAGGCGATTAAGGCTGAGACCAAGATCAAATGCGTGGAGATTCATGCCCATGATGATTTTGGAAACGCCGTCGAGAATACTATTGCGGCGATCCGCGCCGCGTCCGGCATATGGGACAAGATATACGCTAGCACAACCTTCCTTGGGATAGGCGAGAGGGCTGGAAACGCTGAGACTGAAAAAGTCATCATGAACCTCCTCATGCATCACGGTGTCAAGAAGTTTGAGGGAAAGGTGAAGAATCTTAAAAAGATTGCCGACTTCATTGGCAAAGCTACGGGTTACGTTGTGCCTCCAAACAAGGCCATAGTCGGAGACTATGCCTTCGCGCATGAGTCTGGAATTCACACTCACGGGGTTCTGCGAGACGCATTAACATACGAGCCCTATCCGCCTGAGCTTGTTGGGAACAGGCGCCGATTAACAATTGGCAAGCATTCAGGAAAAGCAATAGTGAAACATAAGATCGAAGAGGTTACTGGTCAGACACCTGCGCCTGAAAAGCTTGAAGCCATCATGAATAGGATCAAGGAGATCTATGCTGAAGGTAGGAAAGCTTCGCTGAGGGAAGAAGAGTTTAGGAGAATTCTCCGCGAATTCGGATTGCTCTGA
- a CDS encoding serine/threonine protein phosphatase, protein MKSLSEILEQAKDSDSDSILSLVDKVERILVSERERTSEKIKIIGRLVRLPASGRATVIGDIHGDMQSLGKILADSNFLERADKPDEYIIFLGDYGDRGLQSPEVYYVVLNLKSMFPNNVILLQGNHEGPEDLLAHPHDLPIHIKMKMGAGWESVYSRLSELFRKFYTCVLVEEKCVMLHGGVPSKARTIDDVAYAFEKHPMESHLEEILWSDPSDEIRGAIPSSRGAGYIFGEDVTESFIRMLRIRFVIRGHEPAEMGYKYNHSGRILTLFSRKGPPYSNSQGAYLTFDLSGTYESALSLEPYIRKF, encoded by the coding sequence ATGAAAAGTCTTTCAGAGATCCTAGAGCAGGCGAAGGATTCAGATTCAGATAGCATTCTCAGCTTAGTGGATAAAGTTGAGCGCATCTTAGTTTCTGAGAGAGAAAGAACTTCGGAGAAGATTAAGATTATCGGAAGACTGGTCCGTCTCCCTGCCTCTGGAAGAGCGACCGTCATCGGCGATATCCATGGGGATATGCAGAGCCTTGGAAAGATTTTGGCGGATTCCAACTTCTTGGAGAGAGCGGACAAACCTGACGAGTACATCATCTTCTTGGGGGATTATGGGGACAGAGGACTTCAATCTCCAGAAGTCTATTATGTAGTCTTAAACCTGAAGTCCATGTTCCCCAACAATGTGATACTTTTGCAAGGGAACCACGAGGGGCCAGAAGACCTACTAGCCCATCCGCATGATCTACCTATCCACATCAAAATGAAGATGGGTGCAGGATGGGAATCCGTCTACAGTAGGCTAAGCGAGCTATTCAGAAAATTCTACACATGCGTCCTAGTTGAGGAAAAATGCGTCATGCTTCATGGCGGGGTACCAAGCAAAGCAAGGACCATCGACGATGTAGCCTACGCGTTTGAGAAACATCCTATGGAGAGCCATCTCGAAGAGATCCTGTGGAGTGATCCGTCGGATGAAATCAGAGGTGCAATCCCATCATCACGTGGTGCGGGATACATATTTGGCGAGGATGTGACGGAATCTTTCATAAGAATGCTTAGAATACGCTTTGTTATAAGAGGTCATGAACCTGCAGAAATGGGCTACAAATACAATCATAGCGGCAGGATACTGACCCTATTCTCCAGGAAGGGCCCGCCCTACTCAAACAGCCAAGGAGCATACCTCACGTTCGATCTCTCCGGAACCTACGAATCCGCACTGAGCCTCGAGCCATACATTAGAAAATTCTAG
- a CDS encoding formylmethanofuran dehydrogenase subunit C has product MLTPRKQFKVPVYAECISPDRFSGRAIEEVSSFTVWEGNKLRHLEDLFQIRCDKEYPEPCIIQIYGDLDKVRMVGAKMTNGQIFIEGNIGMRLGEMMVGGEIIVMGDADSWVGCMMMGGRIEIFGSADDHVGSTLRGEVNGMRGGTIVVHGNAGNEVGRNMMGGFIRIMGNVGEFAGANMKDGSILVGGDCGGRAGANMLNGRIIVCGYMPTVLPTFIIDSIRENVKIDGEVIQGPFYRFIGDIAEGGEGKLFVAKEKNPQLRSYEKYL; this is encoded by the coding sequence ATACTTACTCCTAGAAAGCAATTCAAGGTTCCTGTCTACGCGGAATGCATAAGCCCCGATCGATTCTCAGGCCGAGCTATCGAAGAAGTGTCCTCATTCACGGTTTGGGAGGGAAATAAGCTTCGCCACCTAGAAGACCTGTTCCAGATTAGATGTGATAAAGAATACCCAGAGCCTTGCATAATCCAGATATACGGTGACCTGGACAAAGTTAGGATGGTCGGTGCCAAGATGACAAACGGTCAGATATTCATCGAGGGAAATATAGGGATGCGTTTGGGCGAGATGATGGTTGGAGGCGAAATAATTGTTATGGGTGATGCGGACTCTTGGGTCGGGTGCATGATGATGGGAGGAAGGATCGAGATTTTCGGTTCTGCAGACGATCATGTGGGCTCGACACTTCGGGGAGAAGTGAATGGTATGAGGGGCGGAACAATCGTCGTGCATGGAAATGCTGGTAATGAGGTTGGACGCAACATGATGGGGGGATTCATAAGGATAATGGGGAATGTGGGCGAGTTTGCAGGCGCCAACATGAAGGACGGATCAATACTTGTAGGTGGTGATTGTGGTGGGAGGGCAGGGGCCAATATGCTTAACGGCAGGATCATAGTGTGCGGCTATATGCCAACTGTTCTCCCAACTTTTATCATTGATTCGATTAGAGAAAATGTTAAAATAGACGGTGAAGTGATCCAGGGACCATTTTATCGTTTCATCGGAGATATTGCGGAGGGCGGTGAGGGGAAGCTTTTCGTCGCCAAGGAGAAGAATCCGCAACTAAGATCCTATGAGAAATATCTTTAG
- a CDS encoding Lrp/AsnC ligand binding domain-containing protein encodes MASAKDLRKKALRAFVMVTVKPGTSEEIVRSRRIRGVKMANSVLGRFDAVLVVEADSLEDLRRIIYEMIEQHPNVVHTETLISIFHH; translated from the coding sequence ATGGCGTCTGCTAAGGATTTGCGTAAGAAGGCTTTGCGGGCTTTTGTGATGGTTACGGTGAAGCCGGGCACTTCGGAAGAGATTGTGAGATCTCGAAGGATAAGAGGTGTCAAGATGGCTAACTCTGTGCTTGGAAGGTTCGACGCTGTCTTGGTAGTTGAAGCGGACAGCTTGGAAGACCTGAGAAGAATTATTTATGAGATGATTGAGCAGCACCCCAATGTTGTTCATACCGAGACTCTCATCTCCATATTCCATCATTAG
- the mch gene encoding methenyltetrahydromethanopterin cyclohydrolase gives MSLEMNRNAFKILEEIIEQPNRYGVKIEEAGLGATLIDAGLEAQGGLLTGEKITEICLGGLGEASISMSIQEDFGLPYISVYTDHPAISTLGAQLAGWHIRVSDYEAIGSGPARALALKPKRIFERIGYSEKSDVAVLVLEAERRPPTEVIEMIAGLCDVDPKNLFLILVPTGSIAGLTQISGRIVETGVYRLLELGVDPMRIAAAWGSAPIMLPHPDIIEAMGRGNDAVLYGGIFGCTLNWEDEGVLQSLVSRTVFSSSKYYGRLFREIFKEADFNFQKIDPEAFAPAKTLIHNIKTGRIYSAGETSKEMLMKSLDFNPVPSPKHG, from the coding sequence ATGAGCCTTGAAATGAATCGTAACGCATTCAAAATATTGGAGGAAATCATAGAACAGCCAAATAGGTATGGCGTGAAAATTGAAGAGGCCGGTTTGGGCGCTACACTTATTGATGCAGGGTTAGAGGCGCAGGGAGGGCTATTGACAGGCGAAAAGATAACGGAGATATGCCTAGGCGGGCTCGGTGAAGCAAGTATCTCGATGAGCATCCAAGAAGATTTTGGCCTTCCCTACATCTCGGTATACACGGATCATCCGGCCATATCTACTCTAGGGGCGCAGCTTGCCGGCTGGCATATTAGAGTTAGCGATTATGAGGCGATAGGATCTGGTCCTGCCAGGGCCTTGGCTCTTAAGCCAAAGCGTATTTTTGAGAGGATAGGCTATAGTGAGAAATCGGATGTTGCTGTCCTTGTGCTAGAAGCTGAAAGGAGACCGCCGACTGAGGTTATCGAGATGATAGCCGGCTTATGTGATGTCGATCCAAAAAATTTGTTCTTGATCCTTGTGCCGACGGGATCTATTGCTGGGTTGACGCAGATTTCGGGCCGGATAGTCGAGACAGGTGTTTACAGGCTTCTTGAACTGGGCGTAGATCCAATGAGGATTGCTGCTGCATGGGGATCTGCTCCCATAATGTTGCCCCATCCAGACATTATTGAAGCGATGGGTCGAGGTAACGATGCCGTATTATATGGCGGCATATTCGGCTGCACCTTAAATTGGGAGGATGAAGGTGTGCTCCAGAGTCTCGTTTCAAGAACCGTCTTCTCATCATCAAAGTATTATGGCAGATTGTTTAGGGAGATCTTTAAGGAGGCAGATTTCAACTTCCAGAAGATTGATCCAGAAGCCTTCGCTCCAGCTAAAACCTTGATCCACAATATTAAAACGGGGAGGATCTACAGCGCTGGAGAGACAAGTAAGGAGATGTTGATGAAGTCTCTAGACTTTAATCCAGTTCCATCCCCTAAGCACGGGTGA
- the glnA gene encoding type I glutamate--ammonia ligase — protein METDPLKKAVETLKKNKIRWVHCAFVDIRGLMQDMVVPAREFIEGSAFTSGLGFDGSSVRGFKSIDESDMKYMPDLGTLAIIPWTNNESQRSAIVLGDVYEAFGGGPSEVCPRGYVAKRAVKNAEDMGYVANVAPELEFFLFSSIDPTKLVWDLWVSPKGGDGDSWGAPRVVPESPEIKPGNFVLRPKEAYYRPPPEDTTIEYRNEVSSVLEDYFGFKIEKHHHEVATAGQIEIAFKFGALVETADRTIYYKFVAKNVAKKHGLIATFMPKPVYLDNASGMHTHLSLWRDERNVMYDESDEYAEISQTGRYFIGGLLDHARALTAVCCSTVNSYKRLVPGFEAPIYIMWSRRNRSALVRIPVYHRGSKYADQKRVEYRGVDPSCNPYLAFACLLMAGLDGVKKKMDPGDPVDEDVYKMAPERRRALEIRELPTTLREALDEMKSDEVIHRTLGSHIFDAFIEYKTNDWNQYCLYVTPWEIMKYLDY, from the coding sequence TTGGAGACGGATCCTCTCAAAAAGGCTGTAGAAACATTGAAAAAGAACAAGATTAGATGGGTCCACTGCGCTTTTGTAGACATCAGAGGTCTGATGCAGGACATGGTTGTTCCGGCAAGGGAGTTCATCGAAGGGTCAGCATTCACTTCAGGTTTAGGTTTCGACGGCTCATCGGTTAGGGGATTCAAGTCGATAGACGAATCTGACATGAAGTATATGCCGGATCTAGGAACGTTGGCGATAATACCTTGGACCAACAATGAAAGTCAAAGAAGCGCTATCGTCTTAGGCGATGTCTACGAGGCTTTCGGCGGCGGGCCATCTGAGGTTTGTCCACGAGGTTATGTGGCGAAAAGAGCAGTCAAAAACGCTGAGGATATGGGTTATGTGGCGAATGTAGCACCTGAACTAGAGTTCTTCTTGTTCTCATCTATAGATCCCACTAAGCTTGTGTGGGATCTTTGGGTAAGCCCAAAAGGGGGCGATGGCGACTCTTGGGGTGCACCGAGGGTTGTGCCTGAATCGCCTGAGATAAAGCCTGGAAACTTTGTTCTTAGGCCGAAAGAGGCTTATTATAGACCGCCTCCCGAGGACACAACGATAGAGTACCGGAACGAGGTCTCCTCAGTCCTAGAAGATTATTTTGGTTTTAAGATTGAGAAGCATCACCATGAGGTGGCAACGGCTGGGCAGATAGAAATAGCCTTCAAATTCGGCGCTCTGGTGGAAACGGCTGACCGAACTATCTATTATAAGTTTGTCGCGAAGAATGTGGCTAAGAAGCATGGGCTAATCGCCACTTTCATGCCGAAACCTGTCTACTTGGATAATGCCAGTGGGATGCATACCCACCTCTCTTTATGGCGGGATGAAAGAAATGTGATGTATGATGAGAGCGATGAGTATGCGGAGATCAGCCAGACTGGGCGATACTTTATAGGAGGTCTTCTGGACCATGCCAGAGCCTTGACAGCTGTCTGCTGCTCCACTGTTAACTCTTACAAGCGATTGGTGCCTGGTTTTGAAGCGCCTATCTATATAATGTGGTCTCGTCGAAACAGGTCTGCATTGGTTAGGATCCCCGTTTATCATAGGGGATCTAAATACGCTGATCAAAAGAGAGTTGAATATCGTGGTGTAGATCCCTCCTGTAATCCATATTTGGCTTTCGCATGCCTGTTGATGGCTGGTCTTGACGGCGTTAAGAAGAAGATGGATCCAGGGGATCCGGTGGATGAAGATGTGTATAAGATGGCTCCAGAGAGGCGGAGGGCTTTAGAGATAAGAGAGTTGCCAACAACTTTACGTGAAGCCTTGGATGAGATGAAGAGTGACGAAGTAATACACCGAACGCTTGGAAGCCATATCTTCGATGCATTCATTGAGTATAAGACGAATGACTGGAATCAATACTGCCTTTACGTAACACCTTGGGAGATTATGAAATATCTTGATTATTAA
- a CDS encoding Lrp/AsnC family transcriptional regulator has translation MNDEESVEKIDEIDLKILKMLQEDSRISFHNLAKKIGISVGTAYNRIKNLERKGIIKTYTAVVDPYKLGLTLTAIILVQAEGAHLTEVEEEIAKNENVICVYDITGDFDIAVIARFKDRNRLNSFVKNLISIPHVKRTVTNVVLNVVKENFKVSLT, from the coding sequence ATGAACGATGAAGAATCAGTAGAAAAAATTGATGAAATCGACCTAAAGATTCTTAAAATGCTTCAGGAAGATTCCAGAATCAGCTTTCACAACCTCGCCAAAAAAATCGGCATATCAGTTGGAACAGCCTACAATCGTATTAAGAATCTAGAAAGAAAGGGTATAATCAAGACGTATACAGCGGTTGTTGACCCATATAAGCTAGGCTTAACCCTCACGGCAATCATTTTGGTACAGGCTGAGGGAGCTCACCTCACGGAAGTGGAGGAGGAAATTGCAAAAAACGAGAATGTAATCTGCGTGTACGACATTACCGGAGACTTCGACATTGCTGTTATAGCACGATTTAAAGACAGGAACAGATTAAACTCGTTCGTTAAGAACCTAATATCCATTCCTCATGTCAAAAGAACCGTTACGAATGTGGTCCTAAACGTGGTCAAAGAAAACTTCAAAGTCTCTTTAACGTAA
- a CDS encoding methionine adenosyltransferase — protein sequence MRNIIVAPLSQVPLEDQMIEVVERKGIGHPDTICDSIMNEVSVNLSKEYIEKTGTILHHNIDKSLLAAGEVETRFGGGIVKKPMKLIFGDRATYKIGSVDVQVDEIAINTAKEWFKKNMRFVDPDKHVKYQIEIQPGSSALTDIFRRGGKVLEANDTSAAVGWAPLTRTEKAVLSMEKYLNSAEFKKMFPETGEDIKVMGLRKGNELELTISIAFVDHLVESEKHYFRRKDEVLEEIIRFAKENNDFDKITVQLNTLDAPGRGVDGVYLTVLGTSADGADSGQVGRGNRVNGVISLNRPQCSEAAAGKNPVSHVGKIYNLLTHKIANEINQQIPETREVYVWMVSKIGRPIDQPTLTAIQLIPEPNAIFNDIKKKAEEIVEYELDNIDKFCMELAYGKITVC from the coding sequence ATGAGAAACATAATTGTCGCACCCTTAAGTCAGGTTCCGCTGGAGGATCAGATGATCGAGGTCGTCGAAAGAAAGGGGATTGGGCACCCAGACACGATATGCGACTCGATAATGAATGAGGTTTCTGTAAACCTAAGCAAAGAATACATAGAAAAGACGGGCACAATACTCCACCATAACATTGACAAATCGCTTCTTGCGGCTGGCGAAGTGGAAACAAGATTCGGCGGAGGAATAGTTAAGAAACCGATGAAGCTCATCTTCGGAGATAGGGCGACATACAAGATAGGCAGCGTCGATGTACAGGTCGACGAGATCGCGATAAACACCGCTAAAGAGTGGTTCAAGAAGAATATGAGGTTCGTAGACCCAGACAAACACGTCAAGTACCAGATTGAAATACAGCCAGGATCCTCAGCCCTGACAGACATTTTCCGGAGAGGCGGCAAAGTTTTAGAGGCGAATGACACCTCGGCCGCCGTCGGCTGGGCACCGCTAACCAGAACTGAAAAAGCTGTCCTGTCGATGGAGAAGTACCTGAATTCCGCCGAATTTAAGAAGATGTTCCCTGAAACTGGAGAAGACATTAAAGTCATGGGTCTCAGAAAGGGAAACGAACTCGAACTGACAATATCTATAGCATTCGTCGATCACCTAGTGGAAAGTGAAAAACATTATTTTAGAAGGAAGGACGAAGTTTTAGAAGAGATAATCAGGTTCGCCAAGGAGAACAACGATTTTGACAAGATCACTGTTCAATTGAACACTCTTGACGCTCCGGGCAGGGGTGTAGACGGCGTTTATCTAACTGTTCTCGGCACAAGCGCAGACGGCGCGGACTCTGGACAGGTCGGCAGAGGGAACCGCGTGAATGGCGTGATATCGCTTAATAGACCCCAATGCTCAGAAGCCGCTGCTGGAAAGAACCCTGTGAGCCACGTTGGGAAAATATACAATCTATTGACCCACAAGATTGCCAATGAAATAAACCAGCAAATCCCCGAAACGAGGGAAGTGTATGTCTGGATGGTAAGCAAAATAGGCAGACCCATCGACCAGCCAACACTAACAGCAATCCAATTGATCCCAGAGCCAAATGCCATCTTCAATGATATAAAGAAGAAGGCAGAGGAGATAGTGGAATATGAGTTGGATAACATAGACAAGTTTTGTATGGAACTAGCATATGGTAAGATCACTGTATGCTAG
- a CDS encoding Lrp/AsnC ligand binding domain-containing protein, with amino-acid sequence MRAYIFIKTKPGTSEEVVKRIKRNVKEVVQADSIYGRFDAIVIVETPNLEDINEILYKVIERDPNIIHTETSLALSS; translated from the coding sequence ATGAGAGCGTATATCTTCATAAAAACAAAACCAGGTACATCTGAAGAGGTTGTGAAGAGGATAAAGCGTAATGTGAAGGAGGTTGTGCAGGCGGACTCGATCTATGGGAGATTCGATGCTATAGTGATTGTGGAGACGCCGAATCTTGAGGACATAAACGAGATCCTCTATAAGGTTATCGAGAGAGACCCAAACATAATCCATACAGAGACGTCTCTTGCACTTTCGAGCTGA